The DNA segment TATTACCGTAGAAAAGCTGGATGTCACTGACCATGCCGCCATTGATGCACTGGCCAAAAAATATGAAGGGCAAGCTGTTGATATCCTATTAAACAATGCGGGAATCTCCGGCGGTAGCGACTCGCAAAAGCTGGGCAGTATTGATTACGCTGTTTACGATAAGGTTATGCATGTTAACGTGCACGGCCCGATGAAAATGGCAGAAGCGTTTCTTCCCCATGTTATGGCCAGCGAACAGAAAAAGATTATCGCAGTCTCGTCCAGTATGGGCTCGATCAAAAAGACCTTCGGTATTTTGTATATTTACCGCTCATCGAAAGCGGCACTGAATATGGCTTACGCAACCATGGCCAAAGAACTCAGACGTAAAAAAGTCATTGTTGGCCTGGTCAACCCCGGCCCAACGGACACTGAGTTTATGCTTGGAGTTAAAGGCAAGCTGCGCGACCCCGCTGTTGCCGCCAGCGATATGATGCGCAACATCGATGGCCTAACGATAAAAACCACCGGCTCTTTCTTGCAGTACAACGGTAAAGAATTGCCTTGGTAAATAAATAAAAGGGTAAAAGTTAACTAGATAACAAACAACGGATGCTCACTATGATACGGCTTATCTACACCACGTTTTTTTTATGGTTGCTTACTACTGGCAACGCCATAGCCAGCGATAAAGGTTTGGTATTAGTTGCTGGAGCCACCGGCGGCACCGGGAAATTGGTCGTTGAGCAACTGCTACAGCAAGGCTATAGCGTTCGGGCAATGGTGCGCAGTATCGAAAAGGGAAAAAAAGTTCTCGGCAACGATATTGAACTGGTTAAAGCGGATGTCACCCAAAAAGAGACGCTGGCCGCAGCCGTCAATGGCACTGACTATATTATTTCTACTATTGGCACGCCGATTGGAGCAGAAGGCACCAATAACCCTGAGAACGTGGACTACTTAGGGGTAGTCGCCCTTATTGATACCGCCAAGGCCGCGCAAAGCAAAAAATTTATTTTAGTCACCTCCGGCGGCACCACCTGGTGGACCCACCCCCTCAATTGGTTTGGCGACGGCGTGCTGACCTGGAAACATAAATCAGAATTACACCTGCGAGCATCTGGCCTGAATCATGTCATTCTGCGACCCGCTGGCGGCCTAACCGATGAACCCCTTAATACAAAAAAAATAAAGTTTACTCAATCAGACGGCATTCCATCGACTATTTCTCGCGCCGATGTCGCCGCAGTTGCTGTTGCAGCGCTGACTCACCCTGAGTCTGATAATAAAACCTTTGAAATTCAGGATGACGAAGAGGGTCAGCTCAGCTCTGAAGTGAACTGGCAGAGTACCTTTGAGGCAATGACTATAGATTCCGATAATTTCTAGCACTTAACGTCCTATTGACATGGGGATACGCCATGAAAAAAGAAATAAAAATAAAACCCTTTTGGTATTCTGATCTTTGGGTATTTCCCAAATTAATCACCGTGATTACCACACTGGATAAACATGGCAAAGTGAATGCCGCTCCCTACTCCCATATTATGCAGTGGGATGTTATGCAAAAAAATCCGCGCATTATGTTAGGTATGCGTCAGGGCTCACACACATTAACCAATATTCAGGAAACCGGTGAGTTTGTCATTAATTGCCCACCGATGGATTATCTGGACGATATGATGGAGACTGCCCGCTTTTACCCCGCAGGCACCAACGAACTGGATAATACGCGCTTTACCCAAATTCCCTCACGCAAAGTGAAGCCACCCAGCTTGCAGGAATGCCCGCAAATTATGGAGTGCACCGTGGAAGAAATTAATCTGCTGGAAAAAAGTAGCGGCATTGTTATCGCCAATATTGAAGCGATAGTGATGGATGAAGAATTAACCACCATGGACAGAGCCGAGCGCTTAACCACGATGAACTTACCCGTAGGCCTGGGTGATCATCAACGGAAGTTTTATTACCACACCAGCACCTCTGACTACACCATGCACGAACTGAAAGATGCCCCCGATTCCATTCAGGCCGCCGATGTTCGTACCAATCTGGATTGGGATGAAGGCGCCATGAAAGCCTTAATGGGCATCCCTGCACCGGTGCGCAAGTTAGTCATTAAAGAAGCAGAAGATTATTCTGAAGAACAAGGCAGCCAAATCGTTACCCTTGACCTGTTTATTGCTATGGGGGAAGAGTTTGGTATTGATGATGAATTATTAGATCGATTCAGGGTGTAACAATGAGCGAGAAAGAGTCTATTAATACTGACGTTTCACGACGCAGCTTTTTAACCGCCACCGGTGTAGCGGCCCTTGCCGCTGCCGGCTGCGCGCCTTTATCCGAAGGCATGAGCAATGGCACACCGGTAGCGCCAAAACGCGATGCCCAAGCGATTGCCAATGCCCCCAAAGCGCCCTTTGATTCTTTTCGGGATTGGATTGCCGCACTGGATGCTCACGGTTTGTTATACCGTATTCCTGAAATCGATCAGGATGCCTACCATGCTACCGCATTATTTTATCGCGCCACCGATAAGTTCAGCATGTACGGTGCACCTGCCTTTATGTTTGACCGAATAAAAATTGATGGCGAATGGGTTGAAGGCCCGATGTTTGCCAATCATCAGGGGCACTGGATTACCGACTGTCTGATCTGGGGTTTAGATCCTATAGAAAATGATAACTACGCCAGCTACCGCAAAGCCAGAGGCTATCTGGAAAAAATGCTGGCTGACAACAATGGCGAATATCCAATGATCCCGCCAAGGGAAATTGAAGCCAGTGCCGCCCCCTGTAAGGAAATAGTACTGACTGGCGATGATATCGATATTACAAAATTTGCCTTTTTTAAAACCAACCCGGGTGATGGTGGCCGCTATGTCAATACCGGCTCGGTCTTTATGGATGACCCCAAGATGGGCCCTAACTACGGCACCTATCGCAATGAAATCAAAGGCCCCCGCAAACTGGTAATGAACCCTGAGCCCAACCAGACTGGCCACCGGATGATTATGGCGGCAAGAAAACGCGGCGACAAAGTCTTGAAATTATCCATTGTGGTTGGTCAGGACCCGGTTATCTGGATGATCAGCGGCTCCAAAATCAAAAATCGTTTTACCACCAAAGACCCTATTTACGAATTGGATATTGCCGGCGGTATGCGCGGTAAAGCCATTGATATCGTTAAATCCGAAACCAATGATTTAATGATTCCCGCCCATGCGGAAATGGTGATTGAAGGGGAAATTGTTCTGGACGGCCCTATGGAACCAGAGGGCCCCTTTGGTGAAATGTTCGGTTATATGGGCCCGGCAAAATCAGAAAATTTTGTGATTAACATCACCACTATTACCCACCGCAAAAACCCATGGTTAATGAATGCCTTTACCGGTATGCAGCGCGGCATGGTCACGGCACCAGCAGACGCACTCTATGCAACATCACTCAAAAAGAAAATTCCCAATATTGTTGAATATACCAACCCCCATGACACGATGGGCATGGTGGTATTAAGCATTGATAAACAGGAAGCCGGTGAAGGAATCAAGTCAGGCATGTCTATTGCCAAAACCAACCCGATCGCCAAAGTCGTGGTGGTAGTTGATAAAGATATTAATATTCTTGATCACCGTGAAGTGATGTTTGCCATTGGCTCTCGCTGGCAGCCACACCCTGCATCAAAAATTTTGGAACGGGCTTTTGGTTTGCAAACTGACCCCAGCCAGGTAAAACGCAACCGCACCAGCAAGATTGTTATTGATGCAACCAGACAGTTGCCGGATGAAGGCGGCAGAGAGGCTTTCCCTATGTCTAACCGTGAGCATTTGGCTGAAGGAGCGCCTAATGCTTTTGCTGAGGTTGAGCAATTATTGGTGCCGGATTTATTTGAGTGGGATCAGATTTAACCCCTTAATAGGGCTAGTTATGGATCAGTGCGCTGCGGCATGGGCAAAATACAGCGCCACACAAAACCAGGCGCCCATTAAGGCCCAACTACTTACTGATATATATGGCATATAATGCCCGGCGCCTCGGACAACTGCTCTGATCCAGGCCAACAGGATAATCACTCCCAACACCGCAATCACTATCAGTTCCGATTGCGACACAATGGAGCTGGCAAAGAAAAACGGTATCGGGCCAAGCAAGACCAGGATCACAACACCCAAAGCAGCCAGCAAGGCAAGCTCGGGGCCGTGGATAGAATAGCCTACGGTCACGATCGGTATCGCAAAAAGGACACTATAGAATAGTAATAGGATGACACTGCTTTTTATTTGATTAGTCATATACCGGAGGGAATATAGCGCTTGTTATAGGCGCTTGTCGATATAATCCCGTGGTGATAATCAATACGTCAGAAAAAAGAGAAACCAGGCAGGGTAGACTAACTAGGTCCAATCACCGCCCTGAAAACTACAGCCCACCTCAAGGTCTTCCGCATTGCCCGTATAATAAGTCAGAGTAAACTGTTCCAGAGTACATACACCAATACTACTATCCGTAGAACAGCTTGCCTCGTCATAGGAGGCATCTGCATTCGACCCCTCAGTAGCAAACTCTTCACAACGAGCCTGGTCCACAGACTCCGCACAGACCTTAAAAGGCCCGGCAAACATATTTTCCTGGGTATAATTACAACTGCCGGCATGGGCAGAGATAGCAAATAGCAGGCAGAGGGGAAAACAGATAGCTCTGGTCAGTATTATTTTTATAGCAGGTCCAAACTTCATTTTTACTCCATGGACTCAAAAACGGTCTTCTGAGGCTCATAATATTACAAAGCCCCAGCAAGAAATGCCGACAAATAGTAAAGAAATGGTAAAGACTGTTAAGGATATTTATTCTCTCTAAGGCTCACCCTATACTGGGCCTCGACAGTCATAATAAGCAGCAGAAACCGCCATGACCGATAGCACCGTTCAGACTATTGTTAAGCAGTTACTTGATGGCCAATTGTCACGCCGAGGCTTTGGCAAGGCGTTAATGGCACTGGGCTTTTCTACCGCTGCTGCCGATTCGCTGGGTAATATGGTGAGCGATAGCTCAACCACCACCACCGCGCCAGAGCCCCTGCCCCGCTCCGGCAAAGTGGTTGAAGGCACCGGTGCCGATATTCTGATTGAGACCTTATTGGCCGCCGATGTTGAATATATCTTTGCCACCACCGCCACCGGTATGAGCGCCTTATTTGATGCGTTAGCGCTAAGGCCGCAGATTAAATTTGTTCTCGCCCTGCAAGAGGGCCAGGCCGCCGCCATGGCCCACGGCTATGAATTGGCCAGCGGCAAGACCGCGGCACTGTTTTTACCCGGCGTAGCTGTACCCAATGCTATGAATAACCTCTATAACGCCTGGAAAGACCGCTCCGCCATTGCAGTATTTTCCGACGCTCAGGCCACCACCTACCGCGGCCGCAACCAGTTTCAGCAAATGGATGACTGGCTGGAGCCAATGAAGCAATTTACCAAGTGGGCCTGGGAAATACACCATATTGAACGTGTTAGTGAATTTACTCGCCGCGCTTTGAAAATGGCCAATACCCCACCTGGTGGCCCAGTACATATTCGCTACCCACGCAATGTACTGGATGTCGGAGGCCAGAAACAAACCGTTTATCCGCAGAGCTTATTTAGGGTGGATGTTAACCTGCCTCCTAAACAAGATCTGATTGAACAAACGGCTCAAATGCTGCTGGCAGCCAACAAACCGTTTATCAATGTCGGACATGAAGTTACCCGGGCCGGTGCCGTCAATGACGTGATAGAACTGGCGGAAATGTTAGGAGCCCCCGTTAGCCAGGGTTATTCGGTTTATGGTGATTTCCCCTTTAACCATAAACTGTTTGCCGGCTTTTATGGGCCCGGTGCACCCCGCGGTGTATTCAGCTCCGATGTCTTTTTAAATCTCGGCAGCGAAATGCCAAGCTGGGGCATTATTGCACCACCACCACCCAAGAAAGCCAAAATTATTCACGCCCGGGTTGAGTATGGGGATATCGGTAATATCCATCCCACCGACCTGGCGATTGCCGGTGGCATGAAGGAAATTATTGTCGCTATTAAAGACACATTGCGAACACTGATCAGCGAACAAGAACTCGCTGCTATTGCCCAACCGCGACTGGAAAAAGAAGAAGGGAAATTTAACCGCCGCAAGGAAAAGCGATGGCAAAAAGCACAGCCCGATTGGAATGCCTCCCCCATGAGCTGGGATCGTGTCGGTCATGAATTGGAACAACAGTTAGAGCAAGACGCCATTATTGTTTCCGAACTCAATAACCGCACACCGTTAAAATGGCTGAACTTTGCCCAGGATAAAAAACGCCTGATCGGTCAAACGACAGGTTTTGCCCTCGGCTGGGGTGTAGGTGCAGCGATGGGTGTTAAAGTCGCCGAGCCCGACAAACAAGTCGTTTGCTTATTAGGGGACGGCGGGTTTCTATTTGGCCAAAGTGAAACCTTGTGGATGGCCGCCCGGCATGAAATCCCTATTACTATTGTCATTTTTGATAACGAAGCCTATGACGGTGAGCGGGAGCGGATTTATCAGTTTTCACCACTGGCAAAGGATAAACAGCGACGCCACCTATGGAAAGATATCAGCTGCTATTTGGGCGACCCACCGGTTGATTTTGTAAAACTTTCCGAATCATTTGGTGTTGAAGCTGAACAGGTTATACAGCCTGACGATATGGCCAAGGCATTAGGCCGCGCTAAAAAGGCCAACCGCGATGGCAGGGCCTATTTAATAGCTGCAAAAATTATGCAGCAAGGCAAAGGCGCTAATGAAAACTGGCATCCGGGTATTTCTATTGCCGATAAGCGTGAGAAAAAAGTGTGAAAAAATTTTCGCTACTACTGTTAATGGCGGGCAGTTGTTATGGTGAGTTGCATAGCGACGGTATCGATATGGATGATATCAGCGATAATTTTGACTGCTTTGCCTGCCACACGTTAGAGGACCCGGGCGTAGGCCCCAGCTTTAAAGCAATAGCCCAACGCTATACCGCTCAAGATAAAACTATGCTGATCGATAAAATCATCAATGGTGGCGGTGGCAATTGGGGGCAGGAAATGATGTTGGCCCACCCTGATATCAACGAGGCTACAGCGGCCAGCCTGGTTGACTTTATTTTTTCAACCGTAGACCCCTAAGGAATAAACGTGAACTTTAAAAACCCCTTAAGCCAGCATATTTTTGCTACGGTCAAAGAGCCTCTGCAATTAACCATCGACGAGCAGTATCAAGATCTGCATACCATCAATACACTGAAGGGGGATGCCATTGGGTCAGTGCATGTTTTTCACGGTACGCGTTTAGAAAAAATGGTTATTTCAGAATTTATCACCGGCCCCGGCATGGTCGCCTCGCTGGTTGTTATCAAGCCTGACTACCAGTATGACGTACCTCGCTTTGGCAGTGACTTTAGCGTGATGAATGACAAACTGCATTTGGATCTGGATTTATTTCCACATAAAGATTTGGCCGCCGATGGCGACTATTATGAGCAGGCTTTCGCTTCGCTGGAAAAACCCTATACGTCAGCTTGCGAACAGTTTACCACCATGGCCCCCAGAGGCTTATGGCTGAGGAATTATATTTCCCCCTACTTTTTTATGACCGACGCCGAGCCAACAGATACCGCACTGGAGGCATTGCAGGCTTTAACCGCCGACTATCTGCAAAGCTGGCTGGCCATATGGGCAGAACAGGATAAAGCCGTTAGCGATGCGACTTACCAGAATATCACCCAGCGAGCGGCGCATTTTGAGCGCCTCTCGATGCAACATAACCCAGTCAAAAATCTGTTTAGCACTATTCTGGGGGAAGAACTGGCCTTAAGAAGTTTGTCAGCGCTGTACTAGTAACGACTTAACAAAGCTTAACAAATAACAGTAATTATTAATTTGATTACTGCCGATATAAGAAGACAATAGTTTTAACGACTGGAGACTGTTTTATGCCCACTATGCCCACTAATCGCGGCCGCCGTTTTGGCCTGATGGCTGCACTATGCAGCGCGCTACTCTTTCAAGCCAGCACCAGCTATGCGGGTGCCCATGCCGGTGCCGATTTTTCCAAGGTTGAAGAACTGCCAGTGCGCAGCGGTGACTGGTCACCTGAAGAAATCGCCAAAGGCCGCGAACAGCTTATCCGTGCCTTTGATGCTGGCTGGGTCCGGGTTATGGCCAGCGGTAAAGATCAGGAAATTTTAGCCACGGAGCCGGCCAATATGCCCGGTGCCTCCAAAGACTATATTGTCCGCATGGCTGACTGCCTGCCCCACCCTGACTTAAACCAATGGCCAGAAAAACCCGTGGGGATGTTTAAAGATATTTTAGAGACCGGCGTGATCCGTCAATTGGTGCAGGGGGTGCCTGAAACCGATGCCAATACCTCCTGGTACTTCTCCGGTATCAGCCAAAAATACCAGCAGGCTGTGTTTGATGAGATCAACAAGCACTATGGTGTTAACCTAAAGCTGGAAAGCGTTGTACTTAAACCTGGCCGCCTGCCCGCCACGTCTGTATTGGTGGCCAATAAGATCGATTTTGTGAGTCAGTTAAACGCCACCGGTGGCGTTACCGAAGGTATTCGCCGTCGCACTTCACGCCGCTTTAGCTGCACCATGTCGGCCTCCAGCCAATTTGTGCATATTCCTGAAGGCTCCAAACTTTCCACTGAAATCAAGACCTTTGGTGATCTGGTCGCACGCCCGGAGATTCGCATTTGTGCCGGCCCACTGACCACCCAAACCGCCAAAGCCTTTATGCCAAAGCATACGGTTAAAACCAAATATGTGAATGATTTAACAGTCTGTGATAAAGCCCTGAAAAAAGGCCAGGTTGATGTCATTATTAACCCGCTTCACGACTTAAGTATTGCTGGCCTGAAAGGCTATAAAGCAGTACCCACCATGATTGTTGCGGGTACCCCGCTATGGGTGGCCAAAGAGGGGATTGAGTGTGCGGACGACGGTAACCCACGCACTGAAGATGAATGCCACGAGGTCGATAAGCCCTAAGATTGGGCTTAAAGTCATCTAAAAGGTAGTAAACAGCGTATAAGTGCTAAGCCTGGCCATGCCACGCATAGCTTTAGCCAAAAACATGATCTATGCTTAACCTAACAACCACAGAAAACTAATAAGGAACAAACTATGAACTTATTCTCTAAAGGCCTGTGCTTAGCCGCAGCAATGACATTAACTAGCAGCGTATTTGCCGGTCTTCACAGTGAAGATGATGGCTCACCAAAAGGTAAGCCAGGTGACGGTCACTGTGTCTATATGCTACAGAACAATATGATGGATGAGCAGGTTAAAACCTGTCAGCAGCCAGCCAACGTTGCCGGTTGTAAAACTCTGGGTAGCATGGACGACAATACTGGCGGCACTCACGGTGCAGGCGACTGTGCAATGGAAGGTGCTAAAGGCTCTTGTGAAGCAGAAGGTACTAAGTGGGTTTACTTTGATGGCGATTGGGAATCAATGGAAACCGGTTGTGGCTTCCAGGGCGGCGATTGGACTGATTATTAATCAGCCATTGCAGCCTTAAAATAAAAACGGGGCCTGGCCCCGTTTTTTTATGCCTGTTATAAAAAGCGTATTCTACAACAGGGTTCTCTCAACCAGCCAATAAGCACCCACCATAGCGACCAGTAAGGAAACCGGAATAGTCACCCGCTGGCGGTACCAGGGTTTATTGCCAAACCAATAGCCCAGTAACAGATAACACAGCACAATCACCGTTAACTGCCCCAACTCAACACCGACATTAAAAGCAATTAAGCCAGTCACAAAATGACTGGAAGACAAACCAATTTCCGTCAGCACACCGGCAAAACCCAGGCCATGCAATAAACCAAAGGCAAAAACAATCGGCGGACGCCAGCGGCTTAAATGGTCGGAATAAATATTTTCTATACAGACATAAACAATGGAAGCGGCTATCAAGGGCTCAACAATCGATGGCGAGATTTGCACGATACCCAGCATCCCCAAAGCCAGTGTTACAGTATGAGCAAGGGTAAAGCTGGTCACCTGCCACAACAGTGGTTTAAGCCTGACACTGAGCAAAAACAAGCCGACGACAAATAAAATATGGTCCAGACCTTTTGGCAAGATATGGGCAAAACCAATCGCGGTATAATTAGCAAATACGCTGAAACCGCTTTGCGGTACAACCACATCCAAAGCAATATCCGCACTGCTCTCACCCTGCTGTAAATAAGCCGTATAAATATCCGCCTGGGTAGCCGTGCTAACACGCAGCGCCATCGCACCAAAGGCCTCACTCCAGCGCAAGCTTAGCGGGGAATAGTTGACCGGGAGCTGGGCCGCTAAACGTAACTCCGACAAGCGCGCCAGATCGAGATCCCCCACCTGATTGACCCTGACAGCAGCCACATCCAGTGGTAGCACCTTGCCCGCAACGGTTAAATGCAAGCCCTCAAGAAAGCGTGGTGAAAAATTAGTAAATGCCTTTTGCAGCGCAGCCGGAGGCAGCGCACGTAATTCATTATAGTAAGCCGCATTGGCGGACTCCGAAGTATCTTCATGCTCAGGGCCAATTTGCGCGATTAAAGCCTCCAGATTAAGGCTGATGGTTAGGCTTACCTCGCCTTTATCAGCAACCACCAAATCTGCAATAGCGGGTCGAATTTCATGGCCATAGGAGGCCATGGCAGCAAACAGCAATCCGATGATTAAGGCAAAACGTACAGCAGGTAATTTCATAGTTTTTTTATGTCAATAACCTTAACAACAGGCTACTATCCTCAAACGGTAACGGGGAGTTAACAAGTCTGTATTAGACCTAAAATTATGTTCAACAACAATAAACTTATACTGCAAACAGGCCTTTTATGGTTCATTCTTTTTAGCGGCCGTCTGGCCGCCCATGAATTTTGGATTGAGCCTCTCGATTATTCCCCGTCGATCAATGACCCTATTGTTGCCAACCTTAAAGTGGGGCAAGATTTTAAGGGCAATGCTCTGGCCTTTATGACGGTCGAGTTTGAAGACTTTGAAATAGTTCTGGCCAACAACATTAACAACAACAGTAACAACAACAGCAAAAACATCCCCACGGAAGTCAGTACCCGTTTTGGCGATATCCCCGCCCTTAATCAAGCCAACCTCGGTGCGGGCTTAACCATTCTGTCCTATGTCTCTGGCAACTCCACCGTGGTTTACCCCAGCTATGAAAAATTTACCGAGTTTCTTGATAAAGAAGGCCTGAACTGGGTTATCGAAGAACATCGCAAAAGACAATTGCCCGCTTTTGGTTTTACTGAAGCCTACCAACGTTTTTGTAAAAGTCTGGTCGCAGTCGAGAATGCTCAGGGTAACGACTATGCCTTGGGGCTTCGCTTTGAATGGGTGCTCAACAATAACCCTTATAGCAATAATCCCGCTGAGCCGAATATCAATGCCCAATTACTTTGGGAGGGCAAACCCTTTGCCAACAGCCGCGCCATTGTCTTTACCCACCATAAGGGCACTGTAGCTCATAGCTTTTATACCACCGATGATCAGGGCTACATCCGTATTAAACGCCAGGATAATACAGCCTATATGATTTCTGCGGTGCATATGATTCAGCCGGGGCTGGCACTGGCCGGGTCAACCGGAGCCGTTTGGCAAAGCCTATGGTCATCGACCACCTTTAAAATACCGTAATTGCGCAAAGGCAATGACGAACTAGCTGCCCATAAAAAAACGCCAGACTGTAATCCCTGCTGCAGAGAATAAAATCTGGCGTTGCTTGTTCACCAAAGCTAGCTACCCGAACTAGCTACCTTGCACCAATACAAAATTACCCAACGCCTGAACATCAAAGCTAACAGTACCAGCCGCTTCATCCACTCTCATTGGCTGGCCACCGGGCACACCATAAACAGGGTCATATTCACTGGTCAGGTCGTTATAAATCATCACCTGAATATTGGCAGCATCGCTTACCTTGCTCTTGTCATAGGGCATGGTAATAACCGATGGTGCATTAAATAAGGTACGGTAAGGGCCAAAGTAAATCACCGAAGAGATGGCTGCTTTAGGGGCCTTTAATGCCACACCCGGCTTGGCCATACCCTGAGTACCGATATAGCCGGTAAAATCATCCCAGGCTGACCAGGCATGGTCTTCAGGCTTGGTAAACTCATTAAAGGGACGGAAGGCATCTTCGCCCACATTTTTATAGCGCCCCTTAGGCTTAAAGACATCAAAGTAGGTTAAATCTTCAGGGATACCTGGCTTATAGTCTGGGTGTACCCATAGCTTGGCGCCAGCTAATTCACCCTGGGTTACTTCAACAGCACCACCACCGGCTTTAGTGATAGCACCTTCAGCAGCGATATCAATATCCAGATTAGGGAATACACCGTAGCGCTCGACCGCACCGCGAATACGCATCGCATAGCCAACATTAAAGTCAGGAATTTGCTTATAGAATACATCCGTCAAGGTAATGCGAGTCCAGTCATCATCACATTGCGCGGTATCTTCAATCACCTGCTGCTCAACCGTGCCGTCTTCGGTATAACGCTCACACCAGCTGACCCAAAACTCATGGTTTTTAAACTCTTCTTTGGAGTTATAAGGCAGGTTATTTAAATCACGGATAACCACTTTAGTATCTTCGTTATCACCAAACCAATGGGAGGTTACGATAATAATATTTTTGCGCTTGTCTTTTGGAATAGCGATATCCAGATTTTCACGGATATTCGGGAAGTCTAATGGGTCGTCTTCAAAACTGACTTTATTGGTCCCCTGCATCGCATAACTATATAAGCTATTGGTACGCGACTCTTCACCGCCGGTACCGCCAGACTTACTAAAGTTTAGCTTCCACTTACCACCATTGGACTCATCAAAGGCCGCTATCAAGTAATGCTTGGCACTAAGGAAGTTATTAAAACCATTTTCGTGAAAGGTTTCTTTAGCCAAGGGCTGTGGGCTGGACATATTGCCGTTAGGGTTACCACCCGGCCATGGCATACCGTAGTTGGTATAAAGAATAGACACCTCTTCGCCTTCCGGGAAGTTTTTAATATGCTTGGCTACCAGATCTACCACCAGTTTATTATATTCCGGATTACGGCCCACCTGACGCACATCATGTATTTCAATATCTTTGTCTTTACCAATTTCAATATCATTCATACACAGGGTGTAGTCTATCCAACCACGGCCCATGGTATAAATCGCATAATTGTTATAGTCGGTGGTTTCCCGAGAGACGACCATTTTCTTATGACCTTCTCTGACCATCTGCACAGCCAGATCATCGTGACGCACACTTTGACCGGGAACGGATTCATAATAACCCGTACGGAAGTCAATTTTGTCACCAAACATATCGACTAAGATTTTTTTCGTACCACTATGCAGGATGACATAGGTTTCATTCAGGTGCGGCTCTTCGTTCGGATCCATACCTTCCACAAAGGTTAAACGCACATCCGTCAAGCGACCAATTTCATCTAAATCATGAATACCATTGGGGTGCTTAATCACAAAATAATCCGACAGGTAATCTTCACCGGTACGTGGATCAGGGTTAAGGTTTAAGCGCTCAATAGGTAATTTGATGGTTGTCGCCGGCTTGATTTTCATCTTGCGGACTTCATTGCTGGTTAATATCATTTTGGGATAAACAATATTGGTATAGGTCTTGGCTTCGGCATCGTATTTATAAACACCTAAACCATCATAGAGTTTTTCCAGCATGGGGGTTTTATATGCAACGGCGTAAGGAATTAAGCCCTGCTTAACCCGGTATGGCCATTCACCCAAATAACTTTCAGTACATT comes from the Oceanicoccus sagamiensis genome and includes:
- a CDS encoding ABC transporter substrate-binding protein, translated to MPTMPTNRGRRFGLMAALCSALLFQASTSYAGAHAGADFSKVEELPVRSGDWSPEEIAKGREQLIRAFDAGWVRVMASGKDQEILATEPANMPGASKDYIVRMADCLPHPDLNQWPEKPVGMFKDILETGVIRQLVQGVPETDANTSWYFSGISQKYQQAVFDEINKHYGVNLKLESVVLKPGRLPATSVLVANKIDFVSQLNATGGVTEGIRRRTSRRFSCTMSASSQFVHIPEGSKLSTEIKTFGDLVARPEIRICAGPLTTQTAKAFMPKHTVKTKYVNDLTVCDKALKKGQVDVIINPLHDLSIAGLKGYKAVPTMIVAGTPLWVAKEGIECADDGNPRTEDECHEVDKP
- a CDS encoding HupE/UreJ family protein; the encoded protein is MKLPAVRFALIIGLLFAAMASYGHEIRPAIADLVVADKGEVSLTISLNLEALIAQIGPEHEDTSESANAAYYNELRALPPAALQKAFTNFSPRFLEGLHLTVAGKVLPLDVAAVRVNQVGDLDLARLSELRLAAQLPVNYSPLSLRWSEAFGAMALRVSTATQADIYTAYLQQGESSADIALDVVVPQSGFSVFANYTAIGFAHILPKGLDHILFVVGLFLLSVRLKPLLWQVTSFTLAHTVTLALGMLGIVQISPSIVEPLIAASIVYVCIENIYSDHLSRWRPPIVFAFGLLHGLGFAGVLTEIGLSSSHFVTGLIAFNVGVELGQLTVIVLCYLLLGYWFGNKPWYRQRVTIPVSLLVAMVGAYWLVERTLL
- a CDS encoding DUF4198 domain-containing protein, with translation MFNNNKLILQTGLLWFILFSGRLAAHEFWIEPLDYSPSINDPIVANLKVGQDFKGNALAFMTVEFEDFEIVLANNINNNSNNNSKNIPTEVSTRFGDIPALNQANLGAGLTILSYVSGNSTVVYPSYEKFTEFLDKEGLNWVIEEHRKRQLPAFGFTEAYQRFCKSLVAVENAQGNDYALGLRFEWVLNNNPYSNNPAEPNINAQLLWEGKPFANSRAIVFTHHKGTVAHSFYTTDDQGYIRIKRQDNTAYMISAVHMIQPGLALAGSTGAVWQSLWSSTTFKIP